In bacterium, one genomic interval encodes:
- a CDS encoding N-acetyltransferase → MSSSIVSSSARIGSGTTYGQFCVISDQVTIGAGCVIGNQVIIHDGTTIGDNVRIDDGTVIGKRPMRAANSAVTSDKEVPASKISANCIIGTHVVIYRGCEIGNKVLVADLSTIRENVTIGDFTIVGRGVAIENFCKIGSYVKLETNVYITAYSELEDRVFVAPCVATSNDNYIGRSEERFKHFKGVTIKKGGRVGVNATVLPGITIEQDTLVAAGALVTKDTPAGKIIAGVPGKVFRDVPEEQLLKNQGWKE, encoded by the coding sequence ATGTCATCTTCCATAGTTTCATCCTCAGCCAGGATCGGTAGCGGCACCACCTATGGCCAATTTTGTGTCATCAGCGATCAGGTAACGATCGGCGCCGGCTGCGTCATCGGCAATCAGGTGATCATCCACGACGGCACTACCATTGGCGACAATGTCCGGATCGATGACGGCACCGTGATCGGCAAACGCCCGATGCGCGCCGCCAACAGCGCCGTCACTTCCGACAAAGAAGTCCCTGCCTCGAAGATCTCCGCGAATTGCATTATCGGAACACATGTCGTTATCTACCGCGGATGCGAAATAGGGAATAAGGTCCTCGTCGCCGATCTCTCCACCATTCGCGAAAATGTCACTATCGGCGACTTCACCATCGTTGGGCGTGGAGTTGCGATCGAGAATTTCTGCAAGATCGGCAGTTACGTAAAACTTGAGACAAACGTTTATATCACCGCTTATTCGGAGCTGGAAGATCGCGTGTTTGTCGCCCCGTGTGTAGCTACCTCGAACGACAACTACATCGGTCGCTCCGAAGAACGCTTCAAGCACTTTAAAGGTGTCACTATCAAGAAGGGAGGGCGCGTCGGCGTTAATGCCACCGTGCTTCCCGGAATCACTATAGAGCAAGATACTCTGGTCGCTGCCGGTGCGTTGGTCACCAAAGACACACCAGCCGGTAAGATCATCGCCGGTGTGCCGGGCAAAGTATTCCGCGATGTTCCGGAAGAGCAGTTACTGAAAAACCAGGGTTGGAAGGAGTAA
- a CDS encoding DegT/DnrJ/EryC1/StrS family aminotransferase gives MGVPLLDLTRQYAYLKPELDKAVINVLTHGKFILGPEVAELEKQIAAYCKTKYAIGVASGTDALMVALHACGVGPGDEVITSNFSFFASAGVVARLGATPVFVDIEPDSYNIDPKLIEKAITKKTKVIMPVHLFGQLADMDPINEIAKKHGLKVVEDGAQSIGAEYKGRPCGSMGDLGCFSFFPSKNLGAGGDAGIITTNSEELYELCRILREHGQKPQYYHRIVGYNSRLDTIQAAMLLVKLPYLRKWSEKRIEHAKRYDKELAGVPGIMTPPVMPYSTFHIYNQYTLASPKRKTVFEGLRAAGIGTAIYYPVPFHMQDCFKYLGYKEDQFPHSTKAGDEVFSIPIYPEMTEQEQTEVIATVKKLATA, from the coding sequence ATGGGAGTCCCGCTACTTGACCTCACCCGCCAATATGCCTACCTGAAGCCGGAATTGGACAAGGCGGTTATCAATGTCCTCACCCACGGCAAGTTTATCCTTGGACCAGAGGTCGCCGAACTCGAGAAGCAGATCGCCGCTTACTGCAAAACAAAGTATGCGATCGGCGTTGCCTCCGGAACTGATGCCCTGATGGTAGCTCTCCATGCGTGCGGTGTTGGCCCCGGCGATGAAGTCATCACCTCAAATTTCTCCTTCTTTGCATCGGCTGGTGTGGTTGCCCGTCTTGGTGCGACACCGGTCTTTGTTGATATCGAGCCGGACAGCTACAACATCGATCCGAAACTGATCGAAAAAGCGATCACCAAAAAAACTAAAGTGATCATGCCGGTTCATCTCTTCGGCCAGTTGGCTGATATGGACCCGATCAACGAAATAGCCAAGAAGCACGGACTCAAAGTTGTCGAAGATGGCGCCCAGTCGATTGGTGCAGAGTACAAAGGACGTCCCTGTGGCTCGATGGGTGACCTTGGTTGCTTCTCTTTCTTCCCCTCAAAAAATCTTGGTGCTGGTGGCGATGCCGGCATTATCACCACAAACAGCGAAGAGCTGTATGAACTCTGCCGCATTCTCCGCGAGCACGGTCAGAAGCCGCAATACTATCATCGCATCGTCGGCTACAACTCCCGACTCGATACCATTCAGGCCGCCATGCTTTTGGTCAAATTGCCGTATCTGCGGAAATGGTCCGAAAAACGGATTGAACATGCCAAACGCTACGACAAAGAACTGGCTGGTGTCCCCGGAATAATGACTCCGCCCGTGATGCCGTACAGCACTTTTCATATTTACAACCAGTACACGTTGGCTTCACCAAAGCGCAAGACGGTTTTCGAAGGGCTCCGCGCTGCCGGAATCGGTACCGCCATCTATTATCCGGTTCCGTTCCATATGCAGGATTGCTTCAAGTATCTTGGATACAAGGAAGACCAGTTCCCGCATTCAACTAAAGCCGGCGATGAGGTCTTTTCGATCCCGATCTATCCCGAAATGACCGAACAGGAACAGACCGAAGTGATCGCCACGGTCAAGAAGCTGGCGACCGCGTAA
- a CDS encoding polysaccharide biosynthesis C-terminal domain-containing protein, giving the protein MTDKPTINSASTRSIAAIVGVAGVVFVSKLLGLGREIVVADRFGTSAEYDLYLIAIMLPALAYGIINFASYFLLVPYLTRFLEKRPADGGWRSIWGLFNRSILFSLAIAFLIMLGAPFLMRIWAGDYGGVEFKLIVFYCRIIALMVVLGTSEAYLRALLNVRHVFTWPAGGYIVENILFITAVVLFHNLLGVGAIIIGLLGGMIGQNIFLAARLIPSGGIAKYRLSLKTEHMDGMVSTILLLLGIELVNRSYFLFDRFVATDFGVGIISSLNYSQVLVQLPDAVVGFAIASVVFPKFAGADLSKQDNAFGKLYRNAIVGGMLLTIPLAAFFLVNATDLVQVVFFRGRFDASSVEMTATLLRPYTPTIVALFVISTSLRAAYGQGWTKQVLYLALIALAVKATATLVLPGFIGYPGITVATSISFTLMAVGLLLLCLTKIRANADISLLPGILRLILAGAISGLAGYLFASPIDSLLPGNSFGEAVGRLAISGLTILAAFLAAALLFGFRPYFALLFRRKYVS; this is encoded by the coding sequence ATGACTGACAAACCCACCATCAACTCCGCCTCAACTCGCTCAATTGCCGCCATCGTAGGTGTGGCCGGGGTGGTCTTTGTCTCCAAACTGCTGGGACTTGGCAGAGAGATAGTGGTCGCCGATAGGTTCGGAACTTCCGCCGAATATGATCTTTATCTCATCGCGATCATGCTCCCTGCCTTGGCCTACGGCATCATTAATTTCGCTTCGTATTTCTTGCTCGTCCCGTATCTCACTCGCTTTCTCGAGAAAAGGCCCGCTGATGGCGGATGGCGGTCGATCTGGGGGCTGTTCAATCGAAGTATTCTCTTCTCGCTTGCAATTGCTTTCCTCATCATGCTCGGTGCGCCATTTCTGATGCGGATCTGGGCGGGAGATTATGGTGGCGTGGAATTCAAATTGATCGTCTTTTACTGCCGGATCATTGCGCTGATGGTCGTTCTTGGAACTTCCGAAGCCTATCTCCGCGCGCTGTTGAATGTCCGCCACGTTTTCACATGGCCAGCCGGCGGCTATATCGTCGAGAATATTTTGTTCATTACCGCAGTAGTGCTTTTCCATAACCTCCTCGGCGTCGGAGCAATTATTATTGGCCTGCTCGGGGGGATGATCGGACAGAATATCTTTCTCGCGGCGCGTCTTATCCCCTCAGGCGGTATCGCCAAATATCGCCTTTCTCTCAAGACTGAGCATATGGATGGGATGGTCTCGACCATCCTGCTCTTACTCGGCATCGAACTGGTCAACCGATCTTATTTCCTGTTTGACCGTTTTGTCGCCACAGATTTTGGTGTCGGAATCATTTCATCGCTCAACTACAGTCAGGTACTGGTGCAGTTGCCCGATGCGGTGGTCGGTTTCGCGATCGCTTCGGTTGTTTTCCCAAAATTCGCCGGCGCCGATCTGAGCAAACAGGATAACGCTTTCGGCAAGCTGTACCGGAATGCCATTGTCGGGGGGATGCTCCTGACCATTCCTCTGGCGGCGTTTTTTCTGGTCAATGCTACCGATCTCGTGCAAGTAGTCTTCTTTCGCGGACGGTTCGACGCGAGTTCAGTCGAGATGACCGCAACGCTGTTGCGTCCCTATACTCCCACAATTGTCGCACTCTTTGTGATCTCCACCTCCCTGCGAGCGGCGTATGGACAGGGGTGGACCAAGCAGGTGCTCTATCTTGCACTAATCGCCCTGGCCGTCAAGGCGACAGCAACTCTCGTTTTGCCGGGCTTCATAGGTTACCCCGGAATTACCGTCGCGACTTCGATTTCGTTTACCTTGATGGCGGTCGGTTTGTTGCTCCTTTGCCTGACAAAGATCCGCGCCAATGCGGACATCTCTTTACTACCGGGCATTCTCAGACTGATTTTGGCTGGGGCGATCTCTGGCCTTGCTGGCTATCTTTTTGCAAGTCCGATCGATTCGTTACTTCCCGGCAACTCCTTCGGGGAGGCCGTCGGCAGGCTGGCCATCTCCGGCCTGACGATTCTGGCCGCCTTTTTAGCGGCCGCATTGTTATTTGGCTTCCGTCCCTATTTCGCATTATTATTCCGGCGGAAATATGTCAGCTAA
- a CDS encoding glycosyltransferase family 4 protein translates to MSAKRIVIFGFAQSVHIQRWVAGLQSRGYEIKLISLGGEKLPNTETVIFPHDSRAEYIWKSGDAVREAKKFDPALVHVHYAGGFGLWSWRMGFKPTVISIWGSDLREFSKSWPKLSFLRATLNQATALTVTSRFLLESTKSLFPDLEKRLEFIPFGVELPNEVPPLPAGPPRLCFIKHYEPTYAPDILIRAMAEVKKEIPDIRLSMAGKGSMALQLQEMIQSLDLEDQVKLVGWIDKDWVYHFIAEHNFMVMPSRNEAFGVAALEAAACGRPVIGTTVGGIPEVILSNLTGILVPPDDPTALAEAIIKLAKDRALQQQMGEAGQRYVLANYTWDKSLDLMCSLYERLTDAANR, encoded by the coding sequence ATGTCAGCTAAACGGATCGTCATATTCGGGTTTGCCCAGTCAGTGCATATTCAGCGATGGGTCGCTGGACTGCAATCGCGCGGCTATGAGATCAAGTTGATCTCGCTGGGCGGGGAGAAGCTCCCCAACACTGAAACGGTTATCTTCCCGCATGACTCCCGCGCCGAATATATCTGGAAGTCCGGAGATGCTGTCCGCGAGGCGAAGAAGTTTGATCCCGCCCTGGTGCATGTGCACTATGCCGGCGGATTCGGTCTCTGGTCATGGCGCATGGGATTCAAACCGACTGTCATCTCCATCTGGGGAAGTGACCTTCGCGAATTCTCCAAAAGCTGGCCTAAACTCTCCTTCCTTCGCGCGACCCTTAATCAAGCAACGGCCCTGACCGTTACCAGCCGCTTCCTGCTGGAATCGACCAAGTCGCTTTTCCCTGATCTGGAGAAACGACTCGAGTTCATTCCGTTTGGTGTTGAACTCCCCAACGAGGTTCCACCACTCCCGGCCGGCCCCCCCAGACTCTGCTTTATCAAACATTACGAGCCGACCTATGCGCCGGATATCCTGATCAGGGCAATGGCCGAAGTGAAGAAAGAGATTCCCGACATCCGCCTCTCCATGGCCGGAAAGGGAAGCATGGCTCTCCAACTGCAAGAGATGATTCAGTCCCTGGATCTTGAGGACCAGGTCAAACTGGTCGGATGGATCGACAAAGATTGGGTCTATCACTTTATTGCCGAGCACAATTTCATGGTGATGCCGTCGCGCAACGAGGCATTCGGCGTCGCCGCCTTAGAGGCCGCCGCATGCGGACGACCGGTGATCGGCACCACTGTCGGAGGGATTCCGGAGGTCATTCTCAGCAATTTGACCGGCATCCTGGTCCCGCCGGATGATCCGACCGCCCTTGCCGAGGCTATCATCAAACTGGCCAAAGACCGCGCCCTGCAGCAGCAGATGGGAGAGGCCGGACAGCGCTATGTGCTGGCCAATTACACCTGGGATAAATCGCTCGACCTGATGTGCAGCCTCTACGAAAGACTGACCGATGCCGCCAATCGCTAA
- a CDS encoding DegT/DnrJ/EryC1/StrS aminotransferase family protein — protein sequence MPPIAKIPLYDLALSRAAIAETTATLRSGWLATGAKAKAFELKIAAHCGIRHAAAVSSATAGLQLALYLAAFKGGSEVITTPYTFIATTTSIIAAGLTPVYCDIDPDTLNLDTAKLARKITRRTGLILPVDIAGHPCDYSAMREICKGKEIQIVSDSAHAFGSLYRGEAIPHWTDLSVFSFHATKNLTTGEGGAILSRNGKLIERARRLSRHGITRDAWMRKQGRGWQYDIPEIWMKGNLPDILASIGLGELTTFDQRQAKRRKIVERYAHNLRHMQDYLELPVERPNCLSAWHLYIIKLVTKRLTIDRAGFIEAMARKSVECGVHYIPIPDFSAFAGSRPNLGSFPVMDEVAPRTVTLPLYPTLSLKQVDYICESIEAVIKRNIRRTR from the coding sequence ATGCCGCCAATCGCTAAGATACCGCTCTACGATCTGGCTCTCAGTCGAGCCGCAATTGCAGAGACGACTGCGACGCTCAGATCCGGGTGGCTTGCCACCGGTGCAAAGGCGAAGGCATTCGAGTTGAAGATCGCCGCTCATTGCGGGATCAGACATGCCGCGGCGGTCTCGTCGGCCACGGCGGGTTTGCAGTTGGCCCTGTATCTGGCGGCATTCAAAGGTGGTTCCGAAGTTATCACCACGCCGTACACGTTCATTGCGACCACGACTTCCATCATCGCGGCTGGGCTCACTCCCGTCTATTGTGATATTGACCCGGATACTCTGAATCTCGATACCGCCAAGCTTGCTCGCAAGATCACCAGGCGAACGGGCTTGATTCTCCCGGTGGACATCGCCGGTCATCCTTGCGACTATTCGGCGATGCGCGAGATCTGTAAAGGAAAAGAGATACAGATAGTCTCGGACTCCGCGCATGCCTTCGGCTCGCTCTATCGTGGCGAGGCTATACCGCACTGGACTGACCTCTCCGTTTTCTCATTCCACGCAACCAAAAACCTTACCACCGGCGAAGGGGGGGCGATCCTCTCTCGGAATGGCAAGCTCATTGAGCGGGCGCGGCGGCTCTCCCGCCACGGTATCACCCGTGATGCCTGGATGCGGAAACAGGGGAGAGGATGGCAGTACGATATACCTGAAATCTGGATGAAGGGGAACCTGCCGGACATCCTCGCCTCAATCGGTCTTGGCGAGCTTACCACCTTCGACCAGCGTCAGGCGAAACGCCGCAAGATCGTCGAAAGGTACGCGCACAATCTGAGGCATATGCAGGATTACCTTGAATTACCTGTTGAGCGTCCGAACTGCCTGTCCGCCTGGCATCTCTACATCATCAAGCTGGTCACGAAGCGCCTGACTATCGACCGCGCCGGGTTTATCGAGGCGATGGCCCGCAAATCTGTCGAGTGCGGCGTGCACTATATCCCTATCCCTGACTTCTCCGCCTTTGCCGGCTCTCGTCCCAATCTCGGCAGTTTCCCCGTCATGGACGAAGTCGCCCCGCGTACGGTTACCCTGCCGCTTTATCCGACCCTATCGCTTAAACAGGTCGATTATATCTGCGAATCGATCGAGGCGGTTATCAAGCGGAATATCCGTCGCACCCGCTAG
- a CDS encoding 50S ribosome-binding GTPase, which translates to MPANLPPQYYELEREFRACKDPQEKLRMAQELLRIMPKHKGTDKLQAEMKAKISLLRKEIEQAHLQPGGKHGGVAHDYIESEGSAQIIFIGAPNSGKSSLLASMTHAKPIVADYPYSTREPLTGMTTFETVHFQLIDTPPISDELFETYMPNLVRNADIVALVCDLTDPQIKPHTEFLLNALEEKKIRLMPNLDKPPDDLRFVGKRTLILAHKCDDELPEVRAWLDQRFAGFTIIPTTILEETTLGDLMRAVFQSLNVIRVYTKHIGKEVELIDPVILPIGATVEEAAGAIHKDFAANLKFAKVWGAGKFDGQRVQKDFVLSDRDIIEFHI; encoded by the coding sequence ATGCCCGCTAATCTACCACCCCAGTATTATGAGCTTGAACGCGAGTTCCGTGCCTGCAAGGATCCGCAGGAGAAACTCCGCATGGCGCAGGAGCTGCTGCGCATCATGCCGAAACATAAGGGGACAGACAAGCTCCAAGCCGAGATGAAAGCGAAGATCTCTCTCCTTCGCAAAGAGATCGAACAGGCCCATTTGCAGCCGGGCGGGAAGCATGGGGGAGTAGCGCACGATTATATCGAATCCGAGGGCTCGGCCCAGATCATTTTCATCGGCGCTCCCAACTCGGGGAAATCATCGCTCTTGGCTTCGATGACCCATGCCAAGCCGATCGTCGCCGACTATCCGTATTCTACGCGTGAGCCGCTGACCGGCATGACCACCTTCGAAACCGTCCATTTCCAACTGATCGATACGCCACCAATCTCCGATGAACTCTTCGAAACGTACATGCCCAATCTGGTGAGAAACGCCGATATTGTCGCTCTGGTCTGCGACCTGACCGATCCCCAGATCAAACCGCACACCGAATTTCTGCTCAATGCACTGGAGGAGAAGAAGATTCGTTTGATGCCGAATCTGGACAAACCGCCGGATGATCTTCGCTTTGTCGGAAAACGAACGCTCATTCTCGCGCACAAATGCGATGATGAATTACCCGAAGTCCGTGCCTGGCTCGATCAGCGCTTCGCCGGATTCACCATCATCCCAACCACCATTCTGGAGGAAACCACTCTCGGCGATCTGATGCGGGCGGTTTTCCAGTCACTCAATGTCATTCGCGTATATACCAAACATATCGGGAAGGAGGTCGAACTGATCGACCCGGTCATCCTGCCGATCGGCGCTACTGTCGAGGAAGCCGCTGGCGCGATCCACAAAGACTTCGCCGCCAACCTGAAGTTCGCCAAAGTTTGGGGGGCGGGGAAATTCGATGGTCAGCGGGTGCAGAAGGACTTTGTCCTCTCCGACCGGGACATCATCGAATTCCACATCTGA
- a CDS encoding pantoate--beta-alanine ligase, translating into MQTLRTIKQIHAATRKLAAQGKPIGLVPTMGYLHDGHLSLIRRAKKEADIVITTIFVNPAQFAPNEDLAKYPRDEKGDLKKIKSAGGDIVFIPDAKEIYPADFQTYVNVEKLTDVLEGSIRPGHFKGVATIVAKLFNLTRPDIVVFGQKDFQQAVVLRQMTRDLGYPIKYIIAPTVRERDGLAMSSRNSYLTPNARTEAICLYQSLTLAKQMLKEGIRETKSISNEMRKIIKKTCPTAEIDYIAFSDFNTLADVATITGETVCSLAVRLHGVRLIDNMLLKQG; encoded by the coding sequence ATGCAAACCCTCCGCACCATAAAGCAGATCCACGCGGCCACCCGTAAACTCGCCGCCCAGGGAAAACCCATCGGGCTCGTCCCGACGATGGGATATCTCCACGATGGTCACCTTTCGCTGATCCGTCGCGCCAAAAAAGAAGCCGATATCGTCATCACCACCATCTTCGTCAATCCGGCGCAGTTCGCCCCAAACGAAGATCTCGCGAAATATCCGCGCGATGAAAAGGGAGACCTGAAAAAGATCAAATCCGCCGGCGGGGATATCGTTTTCATCCCCGATGCCAAAGAAATCTATCCGGCAGATTTTCAGACCTATGTCAATGTCGAAAAACTGACCGATGTGCTAGAGGGCTCCATCCGTCCCGGGCATTTCAAAGGGGTGGCGACGATTGTCGCCAAGCTGTTTAATCTGACGCGCCCCGATATTGTCGTGTTCGGGCAGAAAGATTTCCAGCAGGCGGTGGTTCTCAGGCAAATGACTCGCGATCTTGGCTACCCGATCAAATATATCATCGCGCCGACAGTCCGCGAACGCGATGGTCTCGCCATGTCATCCCGCAACAGCTACCTGACTCCTAACGCGCGAACCGAAGCGATCTGTCTTTATCAATCGCTAACTCTCGCCAAACAGATGCTGAAAGAAGGGATTCGCGAGACAAAATCCATCTCAAATGAGATGCGCAAAATTATCAAAAAGACTTGCCCCACCGCCGAAATCGATTATATCGCCTTCAGTGATTTTAATACCCTGGCCGATGTCGCCACGATCACCGGCGAGACCGTCTGTTCGCTGGCCGTCCGACTTCACGGGGTACGATTGATTGATAACATGTTGCTGAAACAGGGGTAA
- a CDS encoding NUDIX domain-containing protein: MSNIRPQAIEITSPGVNIAVVKKDDDGWKFLLVQRAETESYPGCWGFVTGTKEGNETAAQIVKRELKEEVGLHSERLWSTEYLIQFYEPEFDQIWILPLIVAVVPRDSTVTLNKENSGFAWLYAHKARKLVSWKNLVKAIEDITDELEVYPAKTWVEIIP; this comes from the coding sequence GTGTCGAATATCAGACCGCAAGCTATTGAGATAACCTCTCCCGGCGTGAATATCGCTGTAGTAAAAAAAGATGACGATGGCTGGAAATTTCTGCTGGTTCAACGCGCCGAAACCGAATCCTATCCCGGATGCTGGGGCTTTGTCACCGGCACCAAAGAGGGGAATGAAACCGCCGCACAGATCGTCAAGCGCGAACTCAAGGAAGAGGTCGGCCTCCATTCCGAGCGGCTCTGGTCGACTGAATATCTCATTCAGTTTTATGAGCCGGAATTCGACCAGATCTGGATCCTCCCGCTCATAGTCGCGGTTGTTCCGCGCGATTCAACCGTGACACTCAACAAAGAGAATAGCGGCTTCGCCTGGTTGTATGCCCACAAGGCGCGCAAGCTGGTGAGCTGGAAGAATCTGGTCAAGGCGATTGAAGATATCACCGATGAACTCGAGGTCTATCCCGCCAAAACCTGGGTGGAGATTATCCCCTAA
- a CDS encoding aspartate 1-decarboxylase, with amino-acid sequence MLITLLKSKIHRATLTGADLNYVGSITIDENLMKLANLQEFEKVDIANINNGERFDTYVIKGAPGSGIIALNGAAARKGMKGDLLIILSYAQYDPTEAAKHKPIAVHVDAQNRPTA; translated from the coding sequence ATGTTGATCACTCTGCTGAAATCGAAAATACATCGCGCCACCCTGACCGGCGCTGACCTGAACTATGTCGGCTCCATCACGATCGATGAGAACTTGATGAAGCTGGCCAACCTTCAGGAATTCGAAAAAGTCGATATCGCCAATATCAACAATGGCGAACGGTTCGACACCTATGTCATCAAGGGTGCCCCCGGCAGTGGGATAATCGCGCTCAATGGCGCCGCGGCTCGCAAAGGGATGAAGGGGGACCTCCTCATCATTCTATCGTATGCGCAATACGACCCGACCGAAGCGGCTAAGCATAAGCCGATCGCGGTTCATGTCGATGCTCAGAATCGTCCGACCGCCTGA
- a CDS encoding NTP transferase domain-containing protein encodes MSSKRAAIVLAAGKGKRMKSDLPKVLHEIHGRPMVSILLDTLIRLKFDKIVVVIGHKGEMVQDALKNYKVEFAWQREQHGTGHAVMMTKDQMASFDGTTLVAAGDVPFLSESAINNLFDVHTRTKAVATCLSAIFPDATGYGRIIRDGNSDRLKEIVEHKDASEEVRNIREVNSGTFCFDNQKLFDVINQIGNQNAQGEYYLTDAVKILHDNGLTVSVVAADDPYEVQGVNDTEQLQQLETLFGSRLK; translated from the coding sequence GTGTCTTCAAAACGTGCTGCTATTGTGCTGGCCGCCGGCAAAGGTAAGCGGATGAAATCGGATCTCCCCAAAGTGCTCCATGAGATCCATGGCCGCCCGATGGTTTCCATTCTCCTCGACACACTCATTCGCCTCAAGTTTGATAAGATCGTGGTGGTGATCGGCCATAAGGGAGAAATGGTCCAGGATGCGCTCAAAAACTACAAAGTCGAGTTCGCCTGGCAGCGCGAACAGCACGGGACTGGCCATGCCGTCATGATGACCAAAGACCAGATGGCGTCATTCGACGGCACCACTCTTGTCGCCGCCGGTGATGTCCCATTTCTTTCCGAGTCCGCTATCAACAACCTGTTTGACGTTCACACGCGCACCAAAGCTGTGGCTACCTGTCTGTCGGCGATTTTCCCCGATGCTACCGGTTATGGCCGGATCATCCGCGATGGCAACTCCGACCGCCTGAAAGAGATCGTCGAACACAAGGATGCTTCAGAGGAAGTCCGTAACATTCGCGAAGTCAACTCTGGCACATTTTGTTTCGACAACCAGAAGCTTTTCGATGTGATCAACCAGATCGGCAATCAGAACGCGCAGGGAGAGTACTACCTGACGGACGCTGTTAAGATATTGCACGATAATGGCTTGACGGTGTCCGTGGTCGCCGCCGATGACCCCTATGAGGTACAGGGAGTTAATGATACCGAGCAACTCCAGCAACTCGAAACCCTTTTCGGTAGCAGACTCAAATAG
- a CDS encoding LytR C-terminal domain-containing protein: protein MLQSEPPRHDESSVHEPIPRRSRFGALGRIAEIALLAAAVLTIAGVALFSVKVARGVTRELETPAEPMRLQIVNGSGVAGAETRLARQLNGYTGKGLNLLVVETNSFELKKVMASFIVSRQPDDRAAKLLATRIGLEPSDVIYEPLDNNVRSVGVTLVLGEDYFRIRLAGSEKKE from the coding sequence ATGCTTCAATCTGAACCGCCTCGTCACGACGAATCTTCAGTCCATGAGCCGATACCACGTCGCTCCCGCTTTGGTGCGTTAGGACGGATAGCTGAGATCGCCCTGCTGGCGGCGGCAGTATTGACAATCGCTGGAGTCGCCCTCTTTTCGGTCAAAGTGGCGAGAGGCGTCACCCGCGAATTGGAAACGCCCGCCGAACCGATGCGGTTGCAGATCGTCAATGGCTCAGGTGTCGCCGGCGCCGAAACCCGGCTCGCTCGGCAACTGAACGGATATACCGGAAAGGGGTTGAATCTCCTGGTAGTCGAAACCAACTCGTTTGAACTAAAGAAGGTGATGGCCTCGTTTATTGTCTCGCGCCAACCGGATGACCGCGCCGCTAAACTACTGGCCACCCGCATCGGACTCGAACCCTCCGATGTCATCTACGAACCGCTTGATAACAACGTCCGATCCGTCGGCGTCACTTTGGTTTTGGGGGAAGATTACTTTCGCATCCGGCTCGCCGGATCAGAGAAGAAGGAGTAA
- the rsfS gene encoding ribosome silencing factor translates to MLARLAGRLALSKKGFDVKILKLKSISSVCDYFVIVSGDADVHVKAIASGIEDGMSNNGHYPAHREGLGKGNWVLLDYIDVVVHIFHEPTRRFYALERLWGDAAVEEMTDDVRAKTATPKTTAKTTVRKTAVKKTATTKKKK, encoded by the coding sequence ATGCTCGCGCGGCTGGCCGGCCGGCTGGCCCTGTCCAAAAAAGGTTTCGACGTCAAGATTCTCAAACTGAAATCGATCTCTTCCGTGTGCGATTATTTCGTCATTGTTTCGGGAGATGCCGATGTTCACGTGAAGGCGATCGCCTCAGGGATCGAAGATGGAATGTCCAACAACGGACATTACCCCGCGCACCGCGAAGGGCTCGGGAAAGGGAACTGGGTGTTGCTCGATTATATCGATGTGGTGGTCCATATCTTCCACGAACCGACCCGACGCTTCTACGCGCTGGAACGGCTCTGGGGTGATGCCGCCGTCGAAGAAATGACGGACGATGTTCGGGCTAAAACCGCCACCCCGAAGACGACCGCCAAAACGACTGTCCGCAAAACGGCCGTCAAAAAGACAGCCACGACCAAAAAGAAAAAATGA